The Spirosoma foliorum genome has a window encoding:
- a CDS encoding SusC/RagA family TonB-linked outer membrane protein gives MAKDLLRLIIMLLIVSTPALAQSISGRVTTGADGQPLPGVSIVVKGSTSGTITDADGKYTIATAKNKTLVFSFIGYKTKEVAIEGKSSVDVTLDEDASVIDEVVVTALGIKREERALGYATAVVKNDALIKTASPNFATALYGKAPGVTINATPGGATSAVSISIRGLASITGNTQPLIVMDGIPIRNGEVRNNDYWGDQRIRGNGLLDLNPADIENISILKGASAAALYGSEAVNGVVLVTTKTGKGKKGLGVDFSASYSVDKIAYLPRYQNVRGPGYFKNYADGGQDANGFIYYDTDGDGKGDTRGLLGATVNFGPKFDGQPVMAFDGVIRPYVASGNSYADLFQSAHSANINLAVSKSTENSNLRFSYTRQDNGMISYGAKNEKNIMNLNASFNVNPKLKTDLMVNYVNQFTHNRPFKVDRMINNFSGMMNRFESADWYFNKYQTSQGYKYVTGTNQSLTPSENIIRNGFKTDIGDYVWSTRANTYDEYSNRIIASITQTWNILDNLSLRGRVGTDFTSERIEDKQRSSIPLAFGYSGSFAMSNNLYSNVYTDILLNYTKKLNEDMTVSARGGYTANKMLNTLMTRSTNGGLSTENFFDLSASVNTANGTNSRDRYVRDAFLGTVNFDYKNFFFIEGTVRRDRTSTLAKGNNAFVYPSVNSSLVFSDLFRLPTAISYAKLRASWGIVGNYPAIYSANNAYNQGSLSVQQSGGSSVLYTNISSDYGNDKIRPEQKHEFEFGLEAKLFRNRLGIDLSYYNAQIVDQILPLTIAASSGAKTILANIGTLRNQGIELGLNVSPIRSTSPNGFNWDLTLNLAKNSNKVEKLANGSTELLHADYDGNAAQLRSVVGQPMGDIYVHGILKNSSGQSVVGTNGIYQLDANNWIKAGNAMPKLTGGLLNNFSYKGFNLDVVVDFRYGGSIMPTGINWLTSRGLTEESLTAMDAEHGGLAYYKDASGKGIQTTASAGPNGEVVYHDGMLMSGVLPTGEANTNVISQAVYYNNTYNWGGPQYSSSRYELYVKENTYVKMREISFGYRIPASLTRKIGTQNLTLSVFGRNLFFIYRTIKDLDAEQTNVGTKWSDNINNAGNNPSFRTMGVMLRASF, from the coding sequence ATGGCAAAAGATTTACTAAGGCTTATTATCATGCTGTTGATAGTAAGCACGCCCGCATTGGCACAGTCCATTTCGGGTAGAGTAACGACAGGCGCCGATGGTCAGCCTTTACCGGGTGTCTCTATTGTGGTGAAAGGCAGTACATCTGGTACCATCACCGACGCTGATGGAAAATACACCATCGCCACCGCGAAAAACAAAACATTAGTCTTCTCATTCATTGGGTACAAAACCAAAGAAGTGGCCATTGAAGGCAAATCATCAGTCGATGTTACGCTGGACGAAGATGCGTCGGTGATCGATGAAGTGGTTGTAACGGCGTTGGGTATCAAGCGGGAAGAGCGTGCACTGGGTTATGCTACTGCCGTTGTTAAAAATGACGCGCTGATCAAAACGGCTTCACCGAACTTTGCTACGGCCTTGTACGGAAAAGCGCCCGGCGTGACCATCAATGCTACACCCGGTGGTGCAACCAGTGCGGTGAGTATCAGCATTCGGGGGTTAGCTTCCATTACGGGTAATACGCAGCCGCTGATCGTTATGGATGGTATCCCCATTCGGAATGGTGAGGTACGAAACAACGATTACTGGGGTGATCAACGCATTCGGGGTAATGGTCTGTTGGACTTGAACCCAGCCGATATTGAAAACATCTCTATTCTGAAAGGTGCTTCGGCTGCTGCGTTGTATGGTTCTGAGGCCGTTAACGGTGTGGTACTGGTAACTACCAAAACCGGTAAAGGCAAAAAAGGATTAGGTGTAGATTTCAGCGCTAGCTATAGTGTTGATAAAATTGCCTACTTGCCTCGTTATCAGAATGTAAGAGGTCCTGGTTATTTCAAGAACTATGCCGACGGCGGTCAGGATGCTAACGGCTTCATTTACTACGACACCGATGGCGATGGAAAAGGCGATACGCGTGGTTTACTTGGTGCCACGGTTAACTTCGGCCCTAAATTCGATGGGCAACCTGTTATGGCGTTTGACGGCGTAATCCGGCCTTATGTTGCATCGGGTAATAGCTATGCCGATTTGTTCCAGAGTGCGCACAGTGCTAATATCAACCTGGCGGTTTCGAAATCGACCGAAAATTCTAACCTGCGTTTTTCATACACCCGGCAGGATAACGGAATGATCAGCTACGGTGCGAAAAACGAAAAGAACATCATGAACCTGAACGCCAGCTTTAACGTCAACCCAAAGCTGAAAACGGATCTGATGGTTAACTACGTCAATCAGTTCACGCACAATCGTCCGTTTAAAGTGGATCGTATGATCAACAACTTTTCGGGGATGATGAACCGCTTTGAGTCGGCCGATTGGTATTTCAACAAGTACCAAACCAGCCAGGGCTATAAGTACGTGACCGGAACCAATCAAAGCCTGACACCTAGCGAGAACATTATTCGCAACGGTTTCAAAACGGATATTGGGGATTATGTGTGGAGCACGCGCGCCAATACCTACGATGAGTATAGCAACCGGATTATTGCCAGCATTACGCAAACCTGGAATATTCTGGATAACCTGTCGCTACGGGGCCGGGTTGGAACGGACTTTACGTCGGAACGTATAGAAGATAAGCAGCGCAGCTCTATTCCGCTGGCTTTTGGATACTCGGGTTCGTTCGCGATGAGCAACAACCTTTATAGCAATGTTTATACCGACATTCTGTTGAACTATACCAAAAAACTGAACGAAGACATGACCGTTTCGGCACGGGGTGGCTATACAGCTAACAAAATGCTGAACACGTTGATGACCCGTTCGACCAACGGTGGCTTGAGTACCGAAAATTTCTTCGATCTCTCCGCTTCGGTTAATACAGCCAATGGTACGAATAGCCGCGATCGCTATGTTCGGGACGCTTTCCTGGGTACAGTAAACTTTGATTACAAAAACTTCTTCTTCATCGAAGGAACGGTTCGCAGAGACCGTACCTCTACGCTGGCGAAAGGTAACAACGCCTTCGTTTACCCATCGGTTAACTCAAGCTTAGTGTTCAGTGATCTGTTTAGATTGCCTACAGCCATTAGCTATGCTAAACTGAGAGCATCGTGGGGTATCGTGGGTAACTATCCGGCTATCTACAGTGCGAACAACGCCTACAATCAGGGAAGCCTGAGCGTACAGCAAAGCGGTGGTAGCTCGGTGTTGTACACAAACATCAGCAGCGACTATGGTAACGATAAAATCCGCCCAGAGCAGAAGCACGAGTTTGAATTCGGTCTGGAAGCGAAACTGTTCCGAAACAGATTGGGTATCGATCTGTCGTACTACAACGCACAAATCGTAGACCAGATTCTTCCGTTGACGATTGCTGCCAGCTCAGGTGCCAAAACGATTCTGGCCAACATTGGTACACTACGGAACCAGGGTATCGAATTAGGTTTGAATGTATCGCCGATCAGAAGCACATCGCCTAACGGATTTAACTGGGATCTGACCTTGAACCTGGCCAAAAACAGCAACAAAGTTGAGAAACTGGCGAACGGTTCGACTGAACTGTTACACGCTGATTACGATGGTAATGCCGCTCAGTTACGCTCGGTAGTTGGTCAGCCAATGGGTGATATTTATGTGCACGGAATTCTGAAAAATTCCAGCGGACAGAGTGTAGTTGGTACGAACGGTATCTACCAACTGGATGCCAACAACTGGATTAAGGCTGGTAACGCCATGCCAAAACTGACGGGTGGTTTGCTGAACAACTTCAGCTACAAAGGCTTCAATCTGGACGTTGTGGTTGACTTCCGCTATGGGGGTTCGATCATGCCGACGGGTATTAACTGGCTGACATCGCGTGGTTTGACCGAAGAAAGCCTGACGGCTATGGATGCCGAACATGGTGGTCTTGCGTACTATAAAGACGCATCGGGCAAAGGTATCCAGACAACGGCATCGGCCGGACCAAACGGCGAAGTTGTTTACCACGATGGTATGTTGATGAGTGGTGTATTGCCAACGGGCGAAGCCAATACCAACGTTATCTCGCAGGCTGTTTATTACAACAACACCTACAACTGGGGTGGCCCGCAGTATAGCAGTTCCCGGTATGAGTTGTATGTGAAGGAAAACACCTATGTCAAAATGCGGGAGATCTCGTTTGGCTATCGGATTCCTGCCAGCCTGACGCGTAAAATTGGTACCCAGAACCTGACGTTGTCAGTGTTCGGACGGAACCTGTTCTTCATCTACCGGACCATCAAGGATCTGGATGCTGAGCAAACCAACGTAGGTACGAAATGGTCGGATAACATCAACAACGCTGGTAACAACCCATCTTTCCGGACAATGGGGGTCATGTTACGCGCCAGCTTCTAA
- a CDS encoding ROK family transcriptional regulator gives MLISTPPENPLVAKKSIVAIKKNQQVKKVLSFLYQEGACTLAKLAEVLKTSVPSVTQIVEQLAEEGWVNTIGTVSGNNGRRPVLFGLNPLGHYALIIDSNTHGTQLMIVNLLREVIFQQSSDSTLENKASFANFLASFMNEALTKSTIAKSDVIGVGLSMPGLIDSKQGLNLSYPDLGLAGQSFTDWLEQQWGFPVFMINDTKATALGEHRFGRSQGKQHALTINIDWGVGLGIISNGEVFHGASGFAGELGHIQVDPQGELCYCGKIGCLDTLTSASSLVKRVQKEVQSGQATKLAAYQDDLTQITISQVIQAANEGDTFAIDQLHETGYQLGKGLAIAVTLFNPEIIIVDGVLAEDSLFITNSIKQAINKHCLSGFRNNLMVEVTQLGGSAKWLGTHACVIESLFMDA, from the coding sequence ATGCTCATATCTACTCCTCCAGAAAACCCTCTTGTTGCCAAAAAGTCGATTGTTGCTATTAAGAAAAACCAACAAGTTAAAAAGGTGCTTTCCTTCCTATATCAGGAAGGTGCCTGCACACTGGCTAAGCTAGCCGAAGTCTTAAAAACCAGCGTTCCTTCCGTTACTCAGATTGTTGAGCAACTCGCTGAAGAGGGTTGGGTAAATACGATTGGAACGGTTTCGGGCAACAACGGTCGACGCCCTGTTCTATTCGGTCTGAATCCACTTGGACACTACGCGCTGATTATTGATAGCAATACGCACGGCACGCAGCTTATGATCGTCAATCTTTTGCGGGAGGTTATCTTTCAGCAAAGCAGTGACTCCACGCTGGAAAACAAAGCCAGTTTTGCCAATTTTCTAGCGTCGTTCATGAATGAGGCATTGACAAAATCGACAATTGCCAAATCGGATGTGATTGGCGTTGGCTTATCGATGCCGGGATTAATTGATTCGAAACAGGGCCTTAACCTAAGTTACCCTGACCTCGGTCTGGCTGGTCAGTCTTTTACGGACTGGCTGGAGCAGCAATGGGGTTTTCCTGTTTTTATGATCAACGACACAAAAGCCACTGCCTTGGGCGAACACCGTTTCGGACGAAGTCAGGGGAAACAGCATGCACTAACGATCAATATCGACTGGGGTGTAGGGCTGGGTATTATCAGCAACGGCGAAGTTTTCCACGGCGCATCGGGTTTCGCAGGCGAGTTAGGACACATTCAGGTTGACCCGCAGGGGGAATTATGCTACTGTGGCAAAATAGGCTGTCTGGATACGCTCACCTCGGCATCGTCGCTGGTCAAGCGAGTGCAGAAGGAAGTACAATCGGGTCAGGCGACTAAATTAGCCGCTTATCAGGACGATCTGACCCAGATTACCATTAGTCAGGTCATTCAGGCAGCTAATGAAGGCGACACCTTCGCGATCGATCAACTGCACGAAACGGGTTATCAGCTGGGAAAGGGGCTCGCTATTGCGGTTACCTTATTCAACCCCGAAATCATTATCGTTGATGGCGTACTGGCAGAAGACTCTTTGTTTATAACCAACTCTATTAAGCAGGCAATCAATAAGCATTGCTTGAGCGGCTTCCGCAATAATTTGATGGTAGAAGTAACGCAACTCGGTGGATCGGCCAAATGGCTGGGTACGCACGCGTGCGTAATCGAAAGTTTGTTTATGGATGCGTAA
- a CDS encoding SusD/RagB family nutrient-binding outer membrane lipoprotein, with protein sequence MKKISSLLLGGLLLANVSCKESDFTEAYPNPAKIAETTVEKQFTGVLYSNKDYVLPGYRYYFVSLRTSINHYTQATGWTNSSGQYVPGSSGIEDVWYNYYNMLAQYRELQKIYASKPADQQADRKIFMLAAAVYVYDYTAKLVDLHGSIPFSAAGMLSTNGGDYIASSAKFDTAESIYTFLLDDLKRISTELNGITLNSGYQKSFQTQDFLNKGDVTLWKRYANSLRLRLLNRVSDVDSFKSRSNTEMAEILGNSTTYPIVETNAQNIQMNVYDINTDINSKGFQDGLESAGWFGNTAGKAMIDNMNANNDPRLPILFEPGASAGGKYIGLDPTATEGTQTALFNAGQVAIYNRYTLSRNQFFPGILINAPQINLIKAEYYLRIGNDASAKTAYETAIAQSVQFYNGILAVTNATGVTGSTKPTAATDASISAYIAGKGVNWSSATTSADKLKLIATQKWLHYNLVMPYDNWSDLRRLDYPTLSFQVDNANNQTLPPVRWTIPGNEITYNATNYAAIKATDNLTTKIFWDVK encoded by the coding sequence ATGAAAAAAATATCATCTCTGCTTTTAGGAGGGCTTCTGCTGGCGAACGTGTCCTGTAAGGAGTCTGATTTCACAGAAGCTTACCCAAACCCGGCTAAGATTGCGGAAACAACCGTTGAAAAGCAATTTACGGGCGTCCTCTATTCCAATAAAGATTACGTACTTCCAGGCTATCGCTACTACTTCGTTAGCTTACGGACATCCATAAACCACTACACGCAGGCAACGGGCTGGACCAACTCATCGGGTCAGTACGTTCCGGGCTCGTCGGGAATTGAAGATGTATGGTACAACTATTACAACATGTTGGCGCAGTACCGCGAACTGCAAAAAATCTACGCATCGAAGCCTGCCGATCAACAAGCTGACCGCAAAATATTCATGCTGGCAGCTGCCGTGTACGTCTATGATTACACCGCGAAACTGGTCGATTTGCACGGTTCGATTCCGTTTAGCGCAGCTGGTATGCTTAGCACCAACGGTGGCGATTATATAGCATCCAGCGCGAAGTTTGATACGGCCGAAAGCATCTATACGTTCTTGTTGGATGATTTAAAGCGTATTTCAACTGAATTGAACGGCATCACGTTAAACTCGGGTTACCAGAAGTCGTTTCAGACCCAGGACTTCCTGAACAAAGGCGATGTAACGCTGTGGAAACGGTATGCGAACTCGCTACGTCTGCGGTTGTTGAATCGGGTTTCGGATGTAGACAGCTTCAAATCTCGTTCGAATACCGAAATGGCTGAGATTCTGGGTAATTCAACTACGTACCCAATCGTTGAAACGAACGCGCAGAATATTCAGATGAACGTGTATGATATCAACACCGATATCAACTCGAAAGGATTCCAGGACGGTTTAGAGTCGGCTGGCTGGTTTGGCAATACAGCGGGTAAAGCCATGATCGACAACATGAATGCCAACAACGATCCACGCTTGCCAATCCTTTTCGAGCCAGGTGCTAGTGCTGGCGGGAAGTACATTGGGCTTGATCCAACCGCTACGGAAGGTACGCAAACGGCGCTTTTCAATGCTGGCCAGGTAGCGATCTACAACCGTTATACACTAAGTCGCAATCAGTTCTTCCCAGGTATCCTGATCAATGCTCCGCAGATAAACCTGATCAAAGCGGAATACTACCTGCGTATCGGTAACGATGCTTCGGCAAAAACAGCTTACGAAACAGCGATTGCTCAGTCGGTGCAGTTCTACAACGGTATTTTAGCCGTAACCAACGCAACGGGTGTAACGGGTTCGACCAAGCCTACAGCAGCAACCGATGCCTCTATTTCGGCTTACATTGCTGGCAAAGGTGTAAACTGGAGCAGTGCCACCACCAGCGCCGACAAGCTAAAACTGATTGCTACCCAGAAATGGCTGCACTACAATCTGGTAATGCCGTATGACAACTGGTCAGACCTCCGCCGGTTGGATTACCCAACGCTGAGCTTCCAGGTCGACAATGCAAACAATCAGACATTACCTCCCGTTCGATGGACGATTCCGGGTAATGAAATTACGTACAACGCGACTAATTATGCCGCGATAAAAGCAACAGACAATCTGACAACCAAGATTTTCTGGGATGTAAAATAA
- a CDS encoding SUMF1/EgtB/PvdO family nonheme iron enzyme, with protein sequence MMIVLFWLLGITTLVAQTVNSIGIRLVSIPAGKFYMGSERDGKDADESPVHRVTITKSFLLAATEVTNAQYEAFDPAHKTLRGKNGFSKEDDEAVVFVDYVNAVAFCDWLSRKEGKPYRLPTEAEWEYACRAGTISDFSTGNSLPKALQKSQQTDRDPVIVSLKVGQTVPNPWGIHDMHGNVEEWCLDWYGPYSGEQSDPVGRAAGTFRVTRGGSHGTPVTFLRSANRLAMIPEDKSWLVGFRIVQAPMPSTQPQPAATAPAVMQRVSQKRFSWHPVSTTQPVFKEPQRYVRKPDCALNVPFYSHNHQPAISWYPNGDLLAIWFSTDAESGREMTVLASRLRARATTWDEPSEFFKVPDRNMTGASLFQDKQGTLYHMNGVETDGDWQNLAMILRTSQDNGANWSKPLLANPEHRKRNQVIAGLFQTKEGWLVQAADADPGPTGGTAIHISKDRGKIWEMPYTEPQTPDYKAGATGGLIAGIHAGVVQRNDGSLLALGRKDDIPGPDSVGLRMPMSVSTDMGKTWTYSASELPPVWSGQRLVLYRLNEGPLLVVSFTHHPDEREGPKAGMLFNKASGAPYKGYGMYAALSFDEGKTWSIKKLLTDGKERYLNGGAWTGAFEMDSTHAEPKGYLAITQTPDNMIHLLSSSLHYQFNLAWLKELPINE encoded by the coding sequence ATGATGATAGTCCTGTTTTGGTTGCTTGGGATTACTACTTTAGTGGCTCAAACGGTCAATTCAATTGGCATTCGGCTGGTCTCGATACCGGCCGGCAAGTTTTACATGGGTTCGGAACGTGACGGAAAAGATGCCGACGAATCGCCAGTCCATCGAGTAACAATCACGAAGTCCTTTCTGCTGGCAGCTACCGAGGTGACTAATGCGCAGTACGAAGCATTTGACCCGGCTCACAAAACGCTGCGGGGAAAAAACGGCTTTTCGAAAGAAGATGATGAGGCCGTCGTTTTTGTCGATTATGTCAATGCAGTTGCTTTTTGCGACTGGCTATCCCGCAAAGAAGGCAAACCCTATCGGCTGCCCACCGAGGCCGAATGGGAATATGCGTGTCGGGCTGGAACGATCAGCGATTTTTCAACGGGCAACTCGCTTCCCAAGGCGCTTCAAAAAAGTCAGCAAACCGACCGTGACCCTGTCATTGTCTCCTTAAAAGTAGGCCAGACGGTACCTAACCCGTGGGGGATTCACGATATGCATGGCAACGTAGAAGAATGGTGTCTGGACTGGTATGGGCCTTATAGTGGCGAACAAAGCGATCCGGTTGGTCGGGCAGCCGGTACGTTTCGGGTGACGCGGGGTGGTAGTCATGGAACGCCGGTTACGTTTCTACGTTCGGCCAATCGGTTAGCTATGATTCCCGAAGATAAGAGTTGGTTGGTAGGGTTTCGCATCGTACAGGCACCAATGCCTTCTACACAACCCCAGCCAGCAGCGACTGCCCCTGCCGTGATGCAGCGGGTCTCTCAAAAACGTTTCAGTTGGCATCCGGTTTCGACAACGCAGCCCGTTTTTAAGGAGCCTCAACGATACGTCAGGAAGCCGGATTGCGCCTTAAACGTACCGTTTTATAGTCATAACCACCAACCTGCCATTTCCTGGTACCCTAACGGCGATCTTCTGGCCATCTGGTTCTCGACAGATGCTGAATCCGGACGCGAAATGACGGTACTGGCTAGTCGTTTGCGAGCCAGAGCAACCACTTGGGATGAGCCTTCGGAGTTCTTTAAAGTCCCCGATCGAAACATGACGGGAGCGTCGCTTTTTCAGGATAAGCAAGGGACCCTTTACCACATGAACGGTGTAGAGACCGATGGCGACTGGCAAAACCTGGCCATGATACTCCGAACCAGTCAAGACAACGGCGCAAACTGGTCGAAGCCTTTGCTGGCAAATCCAGAACACAGAAAACGGAATCAGGTCATTGCAGGTCTATTTCAGACAAAAGAAGGCTGGCTTGTTCAAGCGGCCGATGCCGATCCGGGCCCAACCGGCGGAACCGCAATTCATATAAGTAAGGATCGGGGTAAAATCTGGGAAATGCCCTATACCGAACCGCAAACGCCCGACTATAAAGCAGGGGCAACCGGTGGCCTTATTGCGGGCATCCACGCGGGTGTCGTGCAACGGAACGACGGGAGTCTACTGGCGCTGGGGCGCAAAGATGATATTCCAGGACCGGATAGCGTCGGTTTACGAATGCCTATGAGCGTGTCGACCGATATGGGAAAAACCTGGACTTATTCGGCGTCGGAGTTGCCCCCGGTATGGAGTGGGCAGCGGTTAGTACTCTACCGACTCAACGAAGGCCCCCTCCTTGTCGTGTCCTTCACCCATCATCCCGACGAGCGGGAAGGTCCGAAAGCGGGTATGTTGTTTAACAAAGCGAGTGGAGCGCCTTACAAAGGCTATGGTATGTACGCTGCCCTTTCGTTCGACGAAGGCAAAACCTGGTCGATCAAAAAACTATTGACCGATGGCAAAGAGCGATACCTTAATGGAGGAGCCTGGACGGGCGCTTTCGAGATGGACAGTACTCATGCAGAACCCAAAGGCTATCTGGCTATCACCCAAACGCCCGACAATATGATTCACTTGCTTAGTAGCAGTCTGCATTATCAGTTTAATCTAGCCTGGCTAAAGGAGTTGCCTATCAACGAATAA
- a CDS encoding FG-GAP repeat domain-containing protein, with product MPAFKIGLLLFVSLGVASFSDIEMNRSTTGGAKKEAMSADSTAAGKQLAIRYCSSCHLFPEPELLDKKTWVTGVLPNMAMRLGLKLPGQDSLRSLSLEEEKAISQLTIYPETPALSMDEWSAIVRYYERTAPAEPLPQKPHPTVTNQLPLFTAKELVLSDKPVPQTTLLKYDKTTAQLYVGDAQNALYVLDGKLQPGEGLLKDTWWIDTPPTDIDFPKNAAPRVLTIGIFSPSDQQLGRLMTLERSAKPGSNPVNIKGLPRSVQFASGDLNGDGKDDALICGFGNNAGKLFWYDNFEPTKEHVLKALPGARKVEIADFNHDKKPDIMVLMAQAREEVSIFYNQGNGQFKEKTVLRFSPLFGSSYFELVDFNKDGFQDILLTNGDNWDYSAINKNYHGVRIYLNDRKDNFKEAWFYPMYGASKALARDFDNDGDLDIAATSFYTNLAQPEQGFIYLANEGKLTFKPFSTPEAANGKWLTMEAADFDQDGDIDIVLGSYFHSLGEMTQLLFKGITSFPQLLVLENQGK from the coding sequence ATGCCAGCCTTTAAAATCGGTTTGCTACTTTTTGTTTCCCTCGGTGTGGCCTCGTTTTCTGACATCGAGATGAATCGCTCTACGACTGGTGGAGCTAAAAAAGAAGCTATGTCTGCCGATTCAACTGCTGCGGGCAAACAGCTGGCCATACGCTATTGTAGTAGTTGCCATTTGTTTCCTGAACCTGAATTACTGGACAAAAAGACCTGGGTAACGGGTGTGCTGCCGAATATGGCGATGCGGCTTGGACTCAAACTTCCTGGGCAGGATTCGTTGCGTTCGCTTTCGCTAGAGGAAGAAAAAGCCATCAGCCAGCTAACAATTTACCCCGAAACGCCTGCTCTCTCGATGGATGAGTGGTCAGCGATTGTGCGCTATTATGAACGTACGGCACCCGCCGAGCCGTTGCCCCAAAAGCCGCATCCAACTGTCACAAATCAACTCCCGCTATTTACCGCCAAAGAACTCGTACTGAGCGATAAGCCCGTGCCACAGACAACTTTGTTGAAGTACGATAAAACTACGGCTCAGCTTTATGTAGGCGACGCTCAAAATGCACTTTATGTACTTGATGGAAAGTTACAGCCGGGTGAAGGCTTACTGAAGGATACCTGGTGGATCGATACGCCCCCAACGGATATCGACTTTCCTAAAAATGCGGCTCCACGCGTACTGACTATCGGAATCTTTAGCCCATCCGACCAGCAGTTGGGGCGACTGATGACGCTGGAACGCTCGGCCAAACCGGGCTCTAATCCTGTCAATATTAAAGGCTTACCGCGTTCCGTTCAATTTGCATCCGGCGACCTGAATGGGGATGGGAAAGATGATGCCCTTATCTGCGGCTTTGGCAATAATGCGGGAAAACTCTTCTGGTACGACAATTTTGAACCAACCAAAGAGCATGTTCTGAAAGCGCTCCCAGGCGCTCGGAAAGTGGAAATCGCCGATTTCAATCACGACAAAAAACCCGACATTATGGTCCTGATGGCGCAGGCACGGGAAGAAGTTTCTATTTTTTATAATCAGGGGAACGGTCAGTTTAAAGAGAAAACCGTGTTACGTTTCTCTCCGCTCTTTGGCTCCAGCTATTTCGAACTTGTCGATTTCAATAAGGATGGTTTTCAGGATATTTTGTTGACGAATGGTGACAACTGGGATTACTCAGCGATCAATAAAAACTACCACGGCGTCCGTATCTATCTGAACGACAGGAAAGATAATTTCAAAGAAGCCTGGTTCTACCCGATGTATGGGGCTAGTAAAGCCCTCGCCCGCGATTTTGATAACGATGGCGATCTTGACATTGCCGCCACGTCCTTTTACACCAATCTGGCCCAGCCAGAGCAAGGGTTTATTTATCTGGCTAACGAAGGTAAACTGACTTTTAAACCATTCAGTACTCCAGAAGCCGCCAACGGCAAATGGCTAACGATGGAAGCTGCTGACTTCGACCAAGATGGCGATATCGATATTGTACTGGGCTCTTATTTTCACTCCCTTGGCGAAATGACGCAGCTGCTGTTTAAGGGTATCACGTCTTTTCCGCAACTGTTGGTGCTGGAGAATCAAGGAAAATAA